One window of Choristoneura fumiferana chromosome 13, NRCan_CFum_1, whole genome shotgun sequence genomic DNA carries:
- the LOC141434171 gene encoding uncharacterized protein, translated as MAGFVKTRWYCTTHHSRGCRASLYTIEDQIVSCKTEHNHESVAMPSRDLNTYSSMRYKFEKSTKGTRVLVIDGYRFNSRSKSNKSFYAKVMWRCSRNRAGCKVCAYTFEDQLLVVKKQHNHPPPRNSSYGSGSTKELK; from the exons ATGGCTGGCTTCGTGAAGACTCGTTGGTATTGTACCACCcatcactcgcgaggttgcagGGCAAGTCTGTACACCATCGAAGACCAAATAGTGTCCTGCAAGACTGAACACAACCATGAGAGCGTAGCAATGCCAAGCAGAGATTTGAATACCTATA GCTCCATGCGGTATAAGTTTGAGAAGTCCACAAAAGGCACGCGCGTGTTAGTCATAGATGGGTACCGCTTCAATAGCCGCAGTAAGAGCAATAAGAGTTTCTATGCGAAGGTCATGTGGAGGTGCTCAAGGAATCGAGCGGGCTGCAAAGTATGCGCATACACATTTGAAGATCAGTTGCTCGTCGTGAAGAAACAACATAATCACCCGCCTCCGAGGAATAGTTCCTACGGTTCTGGCTCAACTAaggaattaaaataa
- the LOC141434518 gene encoding uncharacterized protein — MPMLCNTVRIRQAWQSSDPIEWVPLQLPYSPRNGWLREDSLVLYHHHSRGCRASLYTIEDQIVSCKTEHNHESVAMPSRDLNTYSSMRYKFEKSTKGTRVLVIDGYRFNSRSKSNKSFYAKVMWRCSRNRAGCKVCAYTFEDQLLVVKKQHNHPPPRNSSYGFGSTTELK; from the exons ATGCctatgtt ATGTAATACAGTTCGTATACGGCAAGCGTGGCAGTCGTCAGATCCGATTGAATGGGTACCTCTACAGCTACCATATTCGCCGAGAAATGGCTGGCTTCGTGAAGACTCGTTGGTATTGTACCACcatcactcgcgaggttgcagGGCAAGTCTGTACACCATCGAAGACCAAATAGTGTCCTGCAAGACTGAACACAACCATGAGAGCGTAGCAATGCCAAGCAGAGATTTGAATACCTATA GCTCCATGCGGTATAAGTTTGAGAAGTCCACAAAAGGCACGCGCGTGTTAGTCATAGATGGGTACCGCTTCAATAGCCGCAGTAAAAGCAATAAGAGTTTCTATGCGAAGGTCATGTGGAGGTGCTCAAGGAATCGAGCGGGCTGCAAAGTATGCGCATACACATTTGAAGATCAGTTGCTCGTCGTGAAGAAACAACATAATCACCCGCCTCCAAGGAATAGTTCCTACGGTTTTGGCTCAACTACGGAATTAAAATAA